One Clavelina lepadiformis chromosome 1, kaClaLepa1.1, whole genome shotgun sequence genomic region harbors:
- the LOC143446050 gene encoding glutaredoxin-2, mitochondrial-like, which translates to MGGYQGKVYNTPEEAEEFVKTTVDAHSVVLFTKRFSPYCYKATSAFKSIKVQYEEVMLTGRPDCQIIQDVLLSMTGARTVPRVFVHQKCIGGGNETSQLNKEGKLKALVEGKDEEQPTAKDESAPKQEEQQADGEATKDEPAEQKTAETTSDDKPAEDAAAEQTPTEEAPAEQAPADEAPAEKKEEDKEQDAA; encoded by the coding sequence ATGGGAGGTTACCAAGGCAAGGTGTACAATACCCCTGAAGAGGCGGAAGAGTTTGTGAAAACTACTGTTGATGCTCATTCTGTTGTGCTATTCACCAAGAGATTCAGCCCCTATTGCTACAAGGCTACGTCTGcttttaaaagcattaaagttCAGTATGAAGAGGTGATGCTTACTGGAAGACCAGATTGTCAAATCATCCAAGATGTTCTCCTAAGTATGACGGGTGCACGTACAGTTCCGAGAGTTTTTGTTCATCAAAAATGCATCGGTGGTGGTAACGAAACAAGTCAGCTAAACAAAGAAGGAAAATTAAAAGCGCTCGTCGAAGGTAAAGATGAAGAACAACCTACTGCTAAGGATGAGTCTGCTCCCAAGCAAGAGGAGCAGCAAGCTGATGGTGAGGCCACCAAAGATGAACCAGCAGAGCAGAAGACAGCAGAAACAACTTCTGATGATAAGCCAGCAGAAGATGCAGCAGCAGAGCAAACCCCAACTGAGGAAGCACCAGCAGAGCAAGCTCCTGCTGATGAAGCACCAGCAGAGAAGAAAGAGGAAGATAAGGAACAAGATGCTGCTTAA